In the Mustela nigripes isolate SB6536 unplaced genomic scaffold, MUSNIG.SB6536 HiC_scaffold_328, whole genome shotgun sequence genome, ACCAGTGTCTGTGTTTACGTATCATGTTGGTTTTACAAGCAAAAGGTTCCTGTTGGATAAATGGGCAAAAATACCTGTTCCTTTCTTGCTGCCACTGGCGCAAACTGCACATCTTACTCATCTGTGTCCAATGCCGCCTTTAAAATACGGACCCCACATGATAAAGAGCATAACCTCTAGTTTTTCAGTAATTACTGACAGGATCAGCAGACCATCTGGGTGAAGAATTCCCACTCTAAGAGACTACCTTTATCGTAGCTACTTGTCGGGGACTGTACCCTGAAAACACCACCTAAGAAGAACACAAAGAAGAGTTTACCTGTTCTGGCTCAAGGGCTATTTTAGTTTTAAACTTCTGGAAAATTTTATCTTCCTTGGATTCGTGTTTTGCCATGGAATCCAATTCCTCCTCAAGTGCTTCACCTGAAAAATACCGGCACAACTGTTAGGGCAACAGAATTAGTGCCCATGACCTGGTACTTCCCACATGCTGAGGACAGGAAATTCCAAACAACCAAATTAGTGTTAAATGAGATCGCAAAAGCCCCATGTTCCCCACAggctctttcctattttaataccTTTTGTTTTCACTACTGCCCTTAAGCTGCCTGGCCCGTCCCTGTGTCTTCATGTCTCAGTCATGTCTTCTCCCAGCGGGTCTGCTCACTCTGTGTTCTCTCTGCCCACGCCTCTCCTGGGATCCCAGCTCTCTGAACCACTGTTGTCCTCAACAGGATTTAGTCTGTGTTCCATGTACCAAAGTCTGTTTTTGTTATCACCAAAATAGGAACTATAAACCAATAAGGAGATACTCTAAAGACTTCAGACTCTAAAACCCAATTTTGTGGTAGTTAAGAGCTCAAATTCTGGAGTCAACAACATGGGAGCTCAAACTGCAGTTCTGAATCTTTAGCAACTTTGGTTACATGACCATGTCACCCAGAAAACCTCAAACTTCTCACTGCAAAAGGAGGTACAGTTTCTAACTCACTGTACTGCTCTCAGGATTTTTAATGAGATCGTGCACAAAAAGCCCTTGATGCCGAGTAAGACCTGGACAAATGCCGGCTACTAACCCTTCTCTTAGGTTTAGTCAACCTAGATACTACATTAAGCATACCGTCAGCACCTCTCGGTAACCTGGAAAATTGGGTAGACGAGAGAAACATTTAAAGGGCACCTGCTCGCCAAACACTACGCCAAGTGTCTCCCATGTTTGACCTTGATCTGAGAAATAGATCTGGGATCCAGAGGAGCTTACCAAGTTGGCAGCATCTTGTGGAGGAGCCCTACCCAAATGACCACCTGGATACTTACCCTGACATGTCTTCACCAGAACCAGAGTCTACCTGACACATATGCcaaggaggagggacaggaaggaTACAGTCAAGTGATCGTGTTTGAGAATCACAGGCTACAGGACTCCAAAGTGAGTTCACTTCCTGTCAGTACCGACCTCTCTTTCCGACGTACTGAGCCTTTTCTTTCCAGCCTTTTACTCAATCACTTAGTGAATCCAGTTCTCAAACTGGTTCCTTACCCATGCTCCCCAAGATTTCTGATTCATGTTCTTTTTCAACAACTTCAGGGGTAATCTCATCTTCTGTTTCTATTACAATTTCAAATTCTGGGAAAAGGAAGTTGTGGTCTGGAATTGTTCTGTCCAAATAATCTGAAACAAGAAAACGTAACTGGCATCATTACTAATCATACAGTTTTAAAGAGGATCCGGTCGTCCCCCGTTTCTGAAGTATATACTGCGTGCAGCAGCAGTTTTCCCTAATACATCAACCCTGGCGGCCCCTACAATTTAGGTCGTAAATTAAACGCCTGTATTAAAGCAAGTCTGGGACATAACTGAGCAGGCAAGACCTCAGGGCTCCTCTTTCAGAGGTGTTCAGGGTATCCCTTACTAGGACTCCGAGAAGCAGAATGCCTTCTCTAATCTAAACTtttaatctcaaaacaaaaaccttgggTTGACCGAGGCCACGAAACGGAGCTAGGACTTCCGATGAGCCGCTCACCGGACGATGTGCAAGCCTGCTTGTGGCCGGATCTCCAGTCCAGAGTCTGGTGCTCCCTGCTGCAGTAATGGGCCTTGTGGCATCTGGAGCACGTTTTGGGGCCTAAACAGCCACAAACCCTGCAGAGATGAGCCCCGGACGGGAGCTGGAGGCGCACGCGGTCTCCCGTCTCTGCAGGAGGGTCCTCGGAAGGCGGCTCGTACGAGTAAAAGTCGTTTTTCCTGGGCAGCTGATTCCTAAAAACTgcgagaggaggaggaggaatgtccGTGTCACCGACAGGACAATCCCGCCGGTCGGAGCCTCCGGCCCGGGACTGAACAGACGCGAATtccttcaacagacaaacagGAGCTTTTGACGTCAGGGATCGGATCTTCTGTCGGGGCAGCAGTCGCGCGGGGCTCCGTCGGGCTCCGGGGTCGGGCTCCGGGGTCCGACTCCGGGGTCCGTCACGCGACCGCAGAAGGGCGGGGGCGCCGTGCGGGCCCGGCTGTGCGGACGACGGTCCCTGCTGTCGGGGGAAGCGCGCCGCCTGCCTCGGCCCGCACCGACGCGCCCAGGGGAGGCGGCGGGGGCACCCGGGACCCcgaccccccccgccccgccccgccccgtccccgGCCGCCGCGCGGGACCccgacaccccccgcccccaccgccgcccccgccgccgcgcaggaccccccccgcccccacccccgccccggccgccgccgccgctcacCGCGCAGGCCCGCGCAGCACGGCGGCGCCCGgcagcagaagaggaagaggccgCGGTGGAAGGCGTCGGCGCGGCCGGGCAGCGGCGCGTACAGCTGCAGCAGGAAGACCAGCGGGCGGCCGCACAGCGCGCAGGCCAGCTCCTCGGGCCCCGGCAGCCCGGCCGCCCCCAGCCACGCCGGCCGCCCGCCCACCTTGCTTGGGAACTGCTCGCTGCGCAGCCGCCACGCCGGCGCCGCCTCCACGAAGCCCAGTTCAGCCGCGCGGGCGGCCGCCATACGGCGAGCGGGGCCGGCGTGCGGGGCCGGCGTGCGCGGGGACGCCCTCCGCGGCCGGAAGGCGGAAGTCCGCGCAGAACCGGATATCCGGAGCGGGCGGGGCGGGACTAAGGAA is a window encoding:
- the PDCD2 gene encoding programmed cell death protein 2; the protein is MAAARAAELGFVEAAPAWRLRSEQFPSKVGGRPAWLGAAGLPGPEELACALCGRPLVFLLQLYAPLPGRADAFHRGLFLFCCRAPPCCAGLRVFRNQLPRKNDFYSYEPPSEDPPAETGDRVRLQLPSGAHLCRVCGCLGPKTCSRCHKAHYCSREHQTLDWRSGHKQACTSSDYLDRTIPDHNFLFPEFEIVIETEDEITPEVVEKEHESEILGSMGEALEEELDSMAKHESKEDKIFQKFKTKIALEPEQVNSSLCSS